In the genome of Lynx canadensis isolate LIC74 chromosome F1, mLynCan4.pri.v2, whole genome shotgun sequence, one region contains:
- the GPR25 gene encoding probable G-protein coupled receptor 25 — translation MHPTEPRSPSPETASWDYSGSGALEELEPCLAPDLPYGYAYIPALYLAAFVVGLLGNAFVVWLLAARPGPRRLVDTFVLHLAAADLGFVLTLPLWAAAAASGGRWPFGEGLCKLSGFALAGTRCAGALLLAGLSVDRYLAVVKLLDARPLRTPRCALAVCCGVWAVALLAGLPSLAYRGLQPLPGGGGSQCGEEPSDAFQGLSLLVLLLTCVLPLGVTLVCYCRISCRLRRPPHLGRARRNSLRIIFAVESAFVGSWLPFGALRAVFHLARLGAVPLPCGLLLALRWGLSIATCLAFVNSCANPLIYLLLDRSFRARAWRGVCLRADRPARRGSSVSSLCRDDSSVFRSPAGSWERARPANAGSAVP, via the coding sequence ATGCACCCCACCgagcccaggagccccagccccgAGACGGCGTCCTGGGACTACTCGGGGTCCGGCGCCCTGGAGGAGCTGGAGCCGTGCCTGGCCCCGGACCTGCCCTACGGCTACGCCTACATCCCCGCGCTCTACCTGGCGGCCTTCGTGGTGGGCCTGCTGGGCAACGCCTTCGTGGTGTGGCTGCTGGCCGCGCGGCCTGGCCCGCGGCGCCTCGTGGACACCTTCGTGCTGCACCTGGCCGCCGCCGACCTGGGCTTCGTGCTCACGCTGCCGCtgtgggcggcggcggcggcgagcggCGGCCGCTGGCCCTTCGGCGAGGGCCTCTGCAAGCTCAGCGGCTTCGCGCTGGCCGGCACGCGCTGCGCAGGCGCGCTGCTGCTGGCGGGCCTGAGCGTGGACCGCTACCTGGCGGTGGTGAAGCTGCTCGACGCGCGGCCCCTGCGCACCCCGCGCTGCGCGCTGGCCGTCTGCTGCGGCGTGTGGGCCGTGGCGCTCCTGGCCGGCCTGCCCTCCCTGGCCTACCGGGGGCTGCAGCCCCTCCCCGGCGGCGGGGGCAGCCAGTGCGGGGAGGAGCCCTCCGACGCCTTCCAGGGCCTGAgcctgctggtgctgctgctcaCCTGCGTGCTGCCCCTGGGCGTCACCCTGGTCTGCTACTGCCGCATCTCCTGCCGCCTGCGCCGGCCGCCGCACCTGGGCCGGGCCCGGAGGAACTCGCTGCGCATCATCTTCGCCGTCGAGAGCGCGTTCGTGGGCTCCTGGCTGCCCTTCGGCGCCCTGCGGGCCGTCTTCCACCTGGCGCGCCTGGGGGCGGTGCCGCTGCCCTGCGGCCTGCTGCTGGCACTGCGCTGGGGCCTCAGCATCGCCACCTGCCTGGCCTTCGTCAACAGCTGCGCCAACCCGCTCATCTACCTGCTGCTGGACCGTTCGTTCCGCGCCCGGGCCTGGCGCGGAGTCTGCTTGCGCGCCGACCGCCCGGCGCGCAGGGGCAGCTCGGTGTCCTCGCTCTGCAGGGACGACAGCTCAGTGTTCCGGAGTCCGGCCGGCAGCTGGGAGCGAGCCCGGCCGGCGAACGCTGGCTCGGCAGTGCCGTAG